Proteins from a single region of Streptomyces vinaceus:
- a CDS encoding winged helix-turn-helix transcriptional regulator has product MATRTAATRREEARHAYDAFLKECPTSQLLARISDKWVGLIVAALAGAEDNSMRYSDLGRKIPGVSQKMLTQTLRSLERDGLVTRTVTPTVPVRVDYRLTGLGSSLACLLTSVKQWAENHFDEVDAHRTAYDGATAATA; this is encoded by the coding sequence ATGGCCACCCGTACCGCCGCGACCCGCCGCGAAGAGGCCCGTCACGCCTACGACGCCTTCCTCAAGGAGTGCCCCACCAGCCAGCTCCTGGCCCGGATCAGCGACAAGTGGGTCGGCCTCATCGTCGCCGCGCTCGCCGGGGCCGAGGACAACTCCATGCGCTACAGCGACCTCGGCCGCAAGATCCCCGGCGTCAGCCAGAAGATGCTCACCCAGACCCTGCGCTCCCTCGAACGCGACGGCCTCGTCACCCGCACCGTGACCCCCACCGTCCCCGTCCGCGTCGACTACCGCCTCACCGGACTCGGCAGCAGCCTCGCCTGCCTGCTCACCTCCGTGAAGCAGTGGGCCGAGAACCACTTCGACGAGGTCGACGCCCACCGCACCGCCTACGACGGGGCCACCGCCGCCACCGCGTAA
- a CDS encoding DUF3558 domain-containing protein translates to MQRKAVRQRRRVLPGIAMLAALVAGATGLTGCTSDGGVGSDTDSKAGDSSPAPAPAGKYRSLPAPCKAADSKRLRAMLPAGDSLTDEQRTQLYAGVADTSYDGDRHVGCRWTAQSPEETRLLSVGFERVVSYDRTLMSDDDKARQVYVRRLTDAHLPFPGPATTPTASTGAATTASPSAPPPPAGGQPSSPGAGSPSPSSSAPPPELGSRVLEGLGAEAYIEDKLSAAGASAAQARTVRIVFRTSNVIVTVEYVVQPALPGTVPPSPETQDKARQLAQALVERFNE, encoded by the coding sequence GTGCAGCGCAAGGCGGTACGGCAACGACGGCGTGTCCTGCCGGGCATCGCGATGCTCGCCGCGCTCGTGGCCGGCGCGACCGGCCTGACCGGATGCACCAGCGACGGCGGCGTCGGTTCCGACACCGACTCCAAGGCGGGCGACAGCAGTCCCGCGCCCGCGCCGGCCGGCAAGTACCGCAGTCTGCCCGCGCCCTGCAAGGCCGCCGACAGCAAGCGCCTCAGGGCCATGCTCCCGGCCGGGGACAGCCTCACCGACGAGCAGCGCACCCAGCTGTACGCCGGGGTCGCGGACACCTCGTACGACGGGGACCGGCACGTCGGCTGCCGCTGGACGGCGCAGTCGCCCGAGGAGACCCGGCTGCTGTCGGTCGGCTTCGAGCGCGTGGTCTCGTACGACCGGACCCTCATGAGCGACGACGACAAGGCGCGGCAGGTGTACGTGCGCCGGCTGACCGACGCGCACCTGCCGTTCCCCGGTCCCGCCACCACCCCCACCGCGAGTACGGGTGCCGCTACGACGGCGAGCCCGAGCGCGCCCCCGCCGCCCGCCGGCGGGCAGCCGTCCTCCCCGGGGGCCGGCAGTCCCTCCCCCTCCTCCTCCGCGCCGCCGCCCGAGCTCGGCTCCCGGGTGCTCGAAGGGCTCGGGGCCGAGGCGTACATCGAGGACAAGCTGAGCGCGGCGGGCGCGAGCGCGGCGCAGGCGCGGACCGTGCGGATTGTGTTCCGCACCTCGAATGTCATCGTCACGGTCGAGTACGTCGTACAGCCCGCGCTGCCCGGTACGGTGCCGCCGAGCCCCGAAACCCAGGACAAGGCACGGCAGTTGGCGCAGGCGCTCGTCGAGCGTTTCAACGAGTGA
- a CDS encoding YnfA family protein has product MLIARSVALFALAAVLEIGGAWLVWQGVREHKGWAWIGAGVIALGLYGFVATLQPQGDFARVLAAYGGVFVAGSLVWGAVADGYRPDRWDVIGALVCLAGMAVIMYAPRGR; this is encoded by the coding sequence ATGCTGATCGCCCGCTCCGTCGCCCTGTTCGCCCTCGCCGCCGTCCTGGAGATCGGCGGCGCCTGGCTCGTCTGGCAGGGGGTGCGCGAGCACAAGGGCTGGGCCTGGATCGGCGCCGGGGTCATCGCCCTCGGCCTCTACGGCTTCGTCGCCACGCTCCAGCCCCAGGGCGACTTCGCCCGCGTCCTCGCCGCGTACGGCGGGGTCTTCGTCGCCGGCTCCCTCGTCTGGGGCGCCGTCGCCGACGGCTACCGCCCCGACCGCTGGGACGTCATCGGCGCCCTCGTCTGCCTCGCCGGCATGGCGGTGATCATGTACGCCCCGCGCGGCCGCTGA
- a CDS encoding Mut7-C RNAse domain-containing protein, protein MNGPGIQLTLAPELRLFAPPSRRADRVPTATDGASSIGHVVESAGVPLTEVGRLLVDGHEVPLSYVPGAGQSVEVFGVDRPQRIPGDAPLRFLLDVHLGTLARRMRLLGVDTAYENEDIGDPALATRSAAERRVLLSRDRGLLRRRELFAGAYVYSDNPDEQLRDVLGRFAPALTPWTRCTACNGPLREADKESVGDRLESGTHRSYDVFAQCTACERVYWRGAHHARLERIVSEAVEEFGGVATP, encoded by the coding sequence GTGAACGGACCCGGCATTCAGCTCACCCTCGCCCCCGAACTGCGCCTGTTCGCGCCGCCCAGCCGGCGCGCCGACCGCGTACCGACCGCCACCGACGGCGCCTCCAGCATCGGCCACGTCGTCGAATCGGCCGGCGTGCCGCTCACCGAGGTCGGCAGGCTCCTCGTCGACGGGCACGAAGTGCCCCTCTCGTACGTGCCCGGCGCCGGCCAGTCCGTCGAGGTCTTCGGCGTCGACCGGCCCCAGCGCATCCCCGGCGACGCCCCCCTGCGCTTCCTCCTCGACGTCCACCTCGGCACCCTCGCCCGCCGCATGCGCCTGCTCGGCGTGGACACCGCGTACGAGAACGAGGACATCGGCGACCCCGCCCTCGCCACCCGCTCCGCCGCCGAGCGGCGCGTCCTGCTCTCGCGCGACCGCGGACTGCTGCGCCGCCGCGAGCTGTTCGCCGGCGCGTACGTCTACAGCGACAACCCCGACGAGCAACTGCGCGACGTACTCGGCCGGTTCGCCCCCGCCCTCACCCCCTGGACCCGCTGCACCGCGTGCAACGGGCCGCTGCGCGAGGCCGACAAGGAGAGCGTCGGGGACCGGCTGGAGAGCGGGACGCACCGCTCGTACGACGTCTTCGCCCAGTGCACGGCCTGCGAGCGCGTCTACTGGCGCGGCGCCCACCACGCACGGCTGGAGCGGATCGTCAGCGAGGCCGTCGAGGAGTTCGGCGGCGTGGCCACCCCGTAA
- a CDS encoding DUF3558 family protein: MHRSASRLTRVLACAAVPVILTVAGCSSDSGKDSGSGGDKKPAASSSAKPSGKASAALEKAAFAALPDPCKAIQSKTVETLVPEAKDKNGTATKSNDLASRASCSWNGLDEDGLKGSQYRWLSISLVRYDSHSSLGGANKRAEDQLGKQVETAKATEGATNVKVEPAGGIGDQASSIVYGVKKEVDFFNTTIVARTQNVVITLDYNGAAYEGAGAPDQAKLLENAIAAAKEVVASVGAANQQQSPQQQPEQQASPSAQ; this comes from the coding sequence ATGCACCGATCTGCCTCGCGCCTCACTCGCGTTCTCGCCTGCGCAGCCGTCCCGGTGATCCTCACCGTCGCCGGCTGTTCGTCCGACTCGGGCAAGGACTCCGGTTCGGGCGGCGACAAGAAGCCCGCCGCTTCCTCGTCGGCCAAGCCGAGCGGCAAGGCCTCGGCCGCCCTGGAGAAGGCGGCGTTCGCCGCGCTGCCGGACCCGTGCAAGGCGATCCAGTCGAAGACGGTCGAGACCCTCGTCCCGGAGGCGAAGGACAAGAACGGCACCGCGACCAAGTCGAACGACCTGGCCTCCCGCGCCAGCTGCTCCTGGAACGGCCTGGACGAGGACGGCCTGAAGGGCTCGCAGTACCGCTGGCTGTCGATCTCCCTGGTCCGCTACGACTCGCACTCCTCGCTCGGCGGCGCGAACAAGCGCGCCGAGGACCAGCTGGGCAAGCAGGTCGAGACGGCGAAGGCGACCGAGGGCGCGACGAACGTGAAGGTCGAGCCGGCGGGCGGGATCGGCGACCAGGCGTCGTCGATCGTGTACGGGGTGAAGAAGGAGGTCGACTTCTTCAACACGACGATCGTGGCGCGCACGCAGAACGTGGTGATCACGCTGGACTACAACGGTGCGGCGTACGAGGGTGCCGGCGCTCCGGATCAGGCCAAGCTGCTCGAAAACGCGATCGCCGCGGCGAAGGAAGTCGTCGCCTCGGTCGGCGCCGCCAACCAGCAGCAGTCGCCGCAGCAGCAGCCTGAGCAGCAGGCTTCTCCCTCCGCGCAGTAG
- a CDS encoding RtcB family protein, with protein MSYVEVPGAQVPIRMWADPASVEASAMQQLHNVAGLPWIKGLAVMPDVHYGKGATVGSVIAMKDAVCPAAVGVDIGCGMSAVKTSLTANDLPGDLSPLRSKIERAIPVGAGMHRDPVDPDRLYGFTGAGFGDLWERFDYIADAVKFRRDRAMRQMGSLGQGNHFCEVCVDSSGSVWLMLHSGSRNIGNELADFHINVARGLSHNQGLVDRDLAVFLAATPEMEAYRNDLFWAQEYAKYNRAVMMSLFKEVIRREFRKAKVSFDREISCHHNYVAEERYDGMDLLVTRKGAIRAGSGDYGIIPGSMGTGSYIVKGLGNEKSFNSASHGAGRKMSRTAAKKRFSARDLADQTKGVECRKDVGVVDEIPGAYKSIEQVIDQQTDLVQVVAKLKQVICIKG; from the coding sequence ATGTCGTATGTAGAGGTACCGGGAGCGCAGGTCCCGATCCGGATGTGGGCCGACCCCGCGTCGGTCGAGGCGAGCGCGATGCAGCAGCTGCACAACGTCGCGGGCCTCCCCTGGATCAAGGGCCTGGCCGTCATGCCGGACGTCCACTACGGCAAGGGCGCCACGGTCGGCTCGGTGATCGCGATGAAGGACGCGGTGTGCCCGGCGGCGGTGGGCGTGGACATCGGCTGCGGCATGTCGGCGGTGAAGACGTCCCTGACGGCGAACGACCTCCCGGGCGACCTCTCCCCCCTCCGCTCGAAGATCGAGCGCGCCATCCCGGTGGGCGCGGGCATGCACCGCGACCCCGTCGACCCGGACCGCCTGTACGGCTTCACGGGCGCCGGTTTCGGGGACCTGTGGGAGCGGTTCGACTACATCGCGGACGCGGTGAAGTTCCGGCGGGACCGGGCGATGCGGCAAATGGGGAGCCTCGGCCAAGGCAATCACTTCTGTGAAGTTTGCGTAGATTCTTCCGGTTCGGTGTGGCTCATGCTGCACTCGGGCTCGCGCAACATCGGCAACGAGCTGGCCGACTTCCACATCAACGTGGCCCGCGGGCTCTCGCACAACCAGGGGCTGGTCGACCGTGACCTCGCGGTCTTCCTCGCCGCCACGCCCGAGATGGAGGCGTACCGCAACGACCTCTTCTGGGCCCAGGAGTACGCCAAGTACAACCGCGCCGTGATGATGAGCCTGTTCAAGGAGGTCATCCGCCGCGAGTTCCGGAAGGCGAAGGTCTCCTTCGACCGGGAGATCAGCTGCCACCACAACTACGTGGCGGAGGAGCGGTACGACGGCATGGACCTGCTGGTCACCCGCAAGGGCGCGATCCGCGCCGGCAGCGGCGACTACGGGATCATCCCCGGCTCCATGGGGACGGGCTCGTACATCGTGAAGGGCCTCGGCAACGAGAAGTCGTTCAACTCGGCCTCGCACGGCGCGGGTCGGAAGATGAGCCGGACCGCCGCGAAGAAGCGCTTCTCGGCGCGGGACCTGGCGGATCAGACCAAGGGCGTCGAGTGCCGCAAGGACGTGGGAGTGGTCGACGAGATCCCGGGCGCGTACAAGTCGATCGAGCAGGTCATCGACCAGCAGACGGACCTCGTCCAGGTCGTGGCCAAGCTCAAGCAGGTCATCTGTATCAAGGGCTGA
- a CDS encoding MBL fold metallo-hydrolase, with amino-acid sequence MTGLGELVGIDGRTVLVLGQELDVERGQPDVGNALVHRAGETLVVVDTGVTGTFRAALREAADRVGPWSRVLVLTTHGHPDHVANNDLADELGAAAEHWVPAPDLDQMRDPDAYWVRAFERVQGMAPLPEPAVAGPALVSLFRPYRPFAAVTRTYEERPLERIRIGSARFTGWTFADGAVRVLRTQGHCAGHVIVHLRDCGVLHLSDEGNGACGAMADADQLKIQTTLGSVALLFEEGEAEVLTDGHTFAVRRGAEAAVPFLDGLLEQATALQSAALGAVAGSAPVRPDEFTSRYAEAFASTGGGGANPNALFLAMMAVNQLHALGLRPESAAPGAPWSRPPLRLGD; translated from the coding sequence ATGACCGGGCTCGGTGAGTTGGTCGGGATCGACGGGCGGACCGTGTTGGTCCTCGGACAGGAGCTGGACGTCGAGCGGGGGCAGCCGGACGTCGGCAACGCCCTCGTGCACCGGGCCGGGGAGACCCTCGTGGTCGTCGACACCGGCGTGACCGGCACGTTCCGGGCCGCCCTGCGGGAGGCGGCGGACCGGGTCGGGCCCTGGTCCCGAGTGCTGGTCCTGACCACGCACGGCCATCCCGACCACGTCGCCAACAACGACCTCGCCGATGAGCTCGGCGCGGCGGCCGAGCACTGGGTGCCCGCTCCCGACCTCGACCAGATGCGCGACCCGGACGCGTACTGGGTGCGGGCCTTCGAGCGCGTCCAGGGGATGGCGCCGCTGCCCGAGCCCGCGGTGGCCGGGCCCGCGCTGGTGTCGCTCTTCCGGCCGTACCGGCCCTTCGCGGCCGTCACCCGGACCTACGAGGAGCGCCCGCTGGAGCGGATCCGGATCGGCTCGGCGCGCTTCACCGGCTGGACCTTCGCCGACGGCGCGGTCCGTGTGCTGCGTACCCAGGGCCACTGCGCCGGGCACGTGATCGTGCACCTGAGGGACTGCGGGGTCCTGCACCTGTCCGACGAGGGCAACGGGGCCTGCGGCGCGATGGCCGACGCCGACCAGCTCAAGATCCAGACCACGCTCGGCTCCGTGGCCCTCCTCTTCGAGGAGGGGGAGGCCGAGGTGCTCACCGACGGGCACACCTTCGCGGTGCGCCGCGGCGCCGAGGCCGCGGTGCCGTTCCTGGACGGTCTGCTGGAGCAGGCCACCGCCCTGCAGTCGGCGGCTCTCGGGGCGGTCGCGGGGAGCGCCCCGGTCCGGCCGGACGAGTTCACCTCCCGGTACGCGGAGGCCTTCGCCTCCACGGGCGGCGGCGGCGCCAACCCGAACGCGCTGTTCCTCGCCATGATGGCGGTCAACCAGCTCCACGCGCTCGGGCTGCGCCCGGAGTCCGCCGCCCCCGGCGCCCCCTGGTCCCGGCCTCCGCTCCGACTCGGTGACTGA
- a CDS encoding SDR family NAD(P)-dependent oxidoreductase: MSTASATATRTAVVTGASSGIGAATARQLAAAGYHVLLTARRKDRIEALAAELTSAGHSAAAHALDVTDRTAVDAFAASLDRYPSVDVLVNNAGGAIGAEPVATGDPADWRTMYEVNVIGTLNLTQALLPALIASGDGTVVVLSSTAGHATYEGGAGYVAAKNGARVLAETLRLEIVGEPVRVIEIAPGMVKTEEFAKTRFRGDAEKAEKVYAGVAAPLTADDVADTITWAVTRPSHVNIDLLVVRPRAQASNTKVHRDL, from the coding sequence ATGAGCACGGCCAGCGCCACCGCCACCCGGACCGCCGTAGTCACCGGCGCGAGCAGCGGCATCGGCGCGGCCACCGCCCGACAGCTCGCCGCCGCCGGCTACCACGTCCTCCTCACCGCCCGCCGCAAGGACCGCATCGAGGCCCTCGCCGCCGAACTGACGTCGGCCGGCCACTCCGCGGCGGCCCACGCGCTGGACGTCACCGACCGCACGGCCGTCGACGCCTTCGCGGCCTCCCTCGACCGCTACCCCTCCGTCGACGTACTGGTCAACAACGCCGGCGGCGCCATCGGTGCCGAGCCCGTCGCCACCGGGGACCCGGCCGACTGGCGCACGATGTACGAGGTCAACGTCATCGGCACCCTCAACCTCACCCAGGCCCTCCTGCCCGCCCTCATCGCCTCCGGCGACGGCACGGTCGTGGTCCTGTCCTCCACCGCGGGCCACGCCACCTACGAGGGCGGCGCCGGCTACGTCGCCGCCAAGAACGGCGCCCGCGTCCTGGCCGAGACCCTCCGCCTGGAGATCGTCGGCGAGCCCGTCCGCGTCATCGAGATCGCCCCGGGCATGGTCAAGACCGAGGAGTTCGCGAAGACCCGCTTCCGCGGCGACGCCGAGAAGGCCGAGAAGGTCTACGCGGGCGTGGCCGCCCCCCTGACCGCCGACGACGTGGCCGACACCATCACCTGGGCCGTGACCCGCCCCAGCCACGTCAACATCGACCTCCTGGTGGTCCGCCCCCGCGCCCAGGCCTCGAACACGAAGGTCCACCGCGACCTGTAG